One genomic window of Magnolia sinica isolate HGM2019 chromosome 3, MsV1, whole genome shotgun sequence includes the following:
- the LOC131240489 gene encoding uncharacterized protein LOC131240489 isoform X3 yields MPHEIPMISLRAGKWTMPSDSDDLSYLAGESESMVELPLCKTCSRFRGMDLSAEYFVHALGLQELEEAEIEMDLLQKDQALHEVSGSSKEEAHWTPDSPLLSTHQNDDNHLQEIKDSIRSLQVLKVLNCDRL; encoded by the exons ATGCCACATGAA ATTCCAATGATCTCTCTAAGGGCTGGGAAGTGGACAATGCCCTCAGATTCCGATGATCTCTCCTACCTTGCTGGAGAATCTGAATCCATGGTTGAGCTCCCCTTGTGTAAGACCTGCAGCAGGTTTAGAGGAATGGACTTATCTGCAGAGTATTTTGTGCATGCGCTGGGGCTGCAG GAACTAGAAGAGGCAGAAATAGAAATGGATCTTCTTCAGAAAGATCAAGCATTGCATGAAGTATCTGGAAGTTCAAAAGAAGAAGCACATTGGACCCCTGACTCTCCTCTTTTATCTA CTCATCAGAACGATGATAATCATCTACAGGAAATTAAGGATAGCATTCGTTCCTTGCAAGTACTGAAAGTATTGAACTGTGACAGACTATAG
- the LOC131240489 gene encoding uncharacterized protein LOC131240489 isoform X1: MPHEIPMISLRAGKWTMPSDSDDLSYLAGESESMVELPLCKTCSRFRGMDLSAEYFVHALGLQELEEAEIEMDLLQKDQALHEVSGSSKEEAHWTPDSPLLSSNTWWPYPVSIFFWTVGSWHSESGHDDLLVFSYTF, translated from the exons ATGCCACATGAA ATTCCAATGATCTCTCTAAGGGCTGGGAAGTGGACAATGCCCTCAGATTCCGATGATCTCTCCTACCTTGCTGGAGAATCTGAATCCATGGTTGAGCTCCCCTTGTGTAAGACCTGCAGCAGGTTTAGAGGAATGGACTTATCTGCAGAGTATTTTGTGCATGCGCTGGGGCTGCAG GAACTAGAAGAGGCAGAAATAGAAATGGATCTTCTTCAGAAAGATCAAGCATTGCATGAAGTATCTGGAAGTTCAAAAGAAGAAGCACATTGGACCCCTGACTCTCCTCTTTTATCTAGTAATACTTGGTGGCCTTATCCTGTGTCGATTTTCTTTTGGACTGTTGGAAGCTGGCATTCTGAATCAGGTCACGATGATCTCTTAGTTTTTTCATATACCTTCTAA
- the LOC131240489 gene encoding uncharacterized protein LOC131240489 isoform X2: MPHEIPMISLRAGKWTMPSDSDDLSYLAGESESMVELPLCKTCSRFRGMDLSAEYFVHALGLQELEEAEIEMDLLQKDQALHEVSGSSKEEAHWTPDSPLLSSNTWWPYPVSIFFWTVGSWHSESVNREGEILMA, encoded by the exons ATGCCACATGAA ATTCCAATGATCTCTCTAAGGGCTGGGAAGTGGACAATGCCCTCAGATTCCGATGATCTCTCCTACCTTGCTGGAGAATCTGAATCCATGGTTGAGCTCCCCTTGTGTAAGACCTGCAGCAGGTTTAGAGGAATGGACTTATCTGCAGAGTATTTTGTGCATGCGCTGGGGCTGCAG GAACTAGAAGAGGCAGAAATAGAAATGGATCTTCTTCAGAAAGATCAAGCATTGCATGAAGTATCTGGAAGTTCAAAAGAAGAAGCACATTGGACCCCTGACTCTCCTCTTTTATCTAGTAATACTTGGTGGCCTTATCCTGTGTCGATTTTCTTTTGGACTGTTGGAAGCTGGCATTCTGAATCAG